The following proteins are encoded in a genomic region of Takifugu rubripes chromosome 21, fTakRub1.2, whole genome shotgun sequence:
- the LOC115247678 gene encoding basic salivary proline-rich protein 2-like isoform X5, which translates to MQPVFCLLLLRLLSIQEIGASMKPSTERGRWDTNSGREVAGNKPQPQDASYLAKAPWNTVFYPGTQDLARPQDSLSRPQGLLRPQDSLSRPQGLLRPQDSLSRPQGLLRPQDSLSRPQGLLRPQDASYLAKAPWNTVFYPGTQDLARPQDSLSRPQDSLSRPQGPARPQDSLSRPQGPARPQDSLSRPQGLLRPQDSLSRPQGPARPQGSLIWRPDSGPHDPARPQDSQGPPRWPQGLLRPQDSLGRPQVSGPQILLHSQDSLGRPQGPSRPQDSLGRPQVSGPQGPLRPQDSLGWPQGPPRWPQGLPRPQDSLGRPQVSRSQGPARPQDSLGPRSQGPARPQDSLGPRSQGPARPQDSLGPRSQGPARPQDSLGPRSQGPARPQDSLGPRSQGPARPQDSLGRPQDSLGPRSQGPARPQDSLGRPQDSLGPRSQGPRTSPGVPGPSPGFPGPQIPGPRTSPGFPGPSPGFPGPQIPGPRTSPGFPGPQIPGPRTSPGFPGPQIPWLCTSLA; encoded by the exons ATGCAGCCTGTTTTCTG TTTGTTGCTGCTTCGGCTGTTGTCAATCCAAGAAATTGGGGCAAGCATGAAAC CTTCTACCGAACGTGGCAGGTGGGACACCAACTCTGGGCGTGAGGTGGCTGGAAATAAGCCTCAGCCCCAGGATGCCAGTTACCTGGCCAAGGCTCCCTGGAATACTGTGTTTTATCCAGGGACTCAGGACCTCGCACGTCCCCAG gattccctgaGCCGGCCCCAGGGCCTTCTacgtccccaggattccctgaGCCGGCCCCAGGGCCTTCTacgtccccaggattccctgaGCCGGCCCCAGGGCCTTCTacgtccccaggattccctgaGCCGGCCCCAGGGCCTTCTACGTCCCCAGGATGCCAGTTACCTGGCCAAGGCTCCCTGGAATACTGTGTTTTATCCAGGGACTCAGGACCTCGCACGGCCCCAGGATTCCCTGAGCCGGCCCCAGGATTCCCTGAGCCGGCCCCAGGGCCCCGCacgtccccaggattccctgaGCCGGCCCCAGGGCCCCGCacgtccccaggattccctgaGCCGGCCCCAGGGCCTTCTACGTCCCCAGGACTCCCTGAGCCGGCCCCAGGGCCCCGCACGACCTCAGGGTTCCCTGATATGGCGGCCAGACTCTGGACCCCATGATCCCGCGCGTCCCCAGGATTCCCAGGGCCCCCCGAGATGGCCCCAGGGCCTTCTacgtccccaggattccctgggccGGCCCCAAGTCTCTGGACCCCAGATCCTTCTACATTCTCAAGATTCCCTGGGCCGACCCCAGGGCCCCTCacgtccccaggattccctAGGCCGGCCCCAAGTCTCTGGACCCCAGGGCCCTCTACGTCCCCAGGACTCCCTGGGCTGGCCCCAGGGCCCCCCGAGATGGCCCCAGGGCCTTCCACGGccccaggattccctgggccGGCCCCAAGTCTCTAGATCCCAGGGCCCCGCacgtccccaggattccctgggccCCAGATCCCAGGGCCCCGCacgtccccaggattccctgggccCCAGATCCCAGGGCCCCGCacgtccccaggattccctgggccCCAGATCCCAGGGCCCCGCacgtccccaggattccctgggccCCAGATCCCAGGGCCCCGCacgtccccaggattccctgggccCCAGATCCCAGGGCCCCGCacgtccccaggattccctgggccgtccccaggattccctgggccCCAGATCCCAGGGCCCCGCacgtccccaggattccctgggccgtccccaggattccctgggccCCAGATCCCAGGGCCCCCGCACGTCCCCAGGAGTCCCTGGGCcgtccccag gattccctgggccCCAGATCCCAGGGCCCCGCacgtccccaggattccctgggccgtccccag gattccctgggccCCAGATCCCAGGGCCCCGCacgtccccaggattccctgggccCCAGATCCCAGGGCCCCGCacgtccccaggattccctgggccCCAGATCCCATGGCTTTGCACTTCCCTGGCTTAA